From the genome of Neomonachus schauinslandi chromosome 1, ASM220157v2, whole genome shotgun sequence:
TTCCGGTTTGATTATAAACCCCAGTCTCTCTTCTTGGCTCTTCTCCACCTCAGCCTAATTGGCCCCGTAATCCGGGCGTGGGAGGGCGGCTCAGACGTCACTGGCAGCGGTTGAATGGAGGCTCTCGGCCCCGCGACCTGATGGTAAATGAAGTCTCTTCTCTGGTCAGAGCTGTAGCTTCTCCAACTGCATTGGAGCAAGAGAACTACATTACCCTGTAAGCCTCGGGGCTGGGAGGTGGCGTGGGGGCGGTCCCTCACGTCTGGTACAGTCATCCCAAGCCTCTTCGGCGGGACTGTGATGGCTGGAGAGATGACGATCTTAGGTCAGTGACCAGGGGTTCTCTATGGCTGTTGTGGGCACCGGAGCAGTTTGGGGAGGCCGGGATGGGCAGGGGTGGTTGTCACCTCCCGGATCCAATTGGCGCAGTGGGAAGGACTCGGGAAAGGTGACTTAGAGGCGGTTTTTGGTTTCTCGGGGCGCCGGATTGAGGGTTCGTCCAGAAATGGCCTGGGCCAGAGTAGGCCATGTAGGGCCGGCGGCGACCCTCTGCGTACATCCCAGGGACATCGGGCCTCGGGAAGGGTTCTTTTCAAAACAACGTCGATTTTGAATCGTTGGTTGAATTGGGGCCTTTGAGAGGCTGCAAGAACGTGCATCTCCAAGACCCCTTTgtagaggaagggggaggagcagtACCCGCGGCCTGAGCTGTAGACTCGTGGGATGCTGCATTTTGAGAGAGCCAGGCCTCTTGGATGTATAGTCTGATGCACTTTCCACCAATCTGAGTTAGTAATTAACCCTCCCCGAAcgagaaaataatgaaatgtttctGAAGTTTTCCACATAGGAGCAAGAGGAAAGTGGGGTTGgcacttgatttctttctttctttctttctttttttttttttttgagttatgtGTTGATGAGGATGAGCTCACAATTAGTAAAACAGACTCCTACAAATTGACGTTTTGGGTCGTATGTAACACGTATGGACATAATCTCCTGAAACCAAataacatattaattttaaattcgAAGTGGCATCTTTCTTCATTCCTTATGTTTACAACCTGCATGGCGTTTgttcatatttgtgtgtgtgtatgtgttttattttatttttttattttttatttttgtatatatttttaatttttttattcttatgttaatccccatacattacatcattagttttagatgtagtgttccatgattcattgtttgtgcataacacccagtgctccatgcagaacgtgccctcctcaatacccaccaccaggctaacccatcctcccacccccctcccctctagaaccctcagtttgtttttcagagtccatcgtctctcatggttcgtctactgtgtgtggtttttttaaatcaatatttgttgagcatctgctgTTTGCTAGGAGCCATTCCTAGTGCAAGGGATATACAAAAGTGAACAAAAGCCGCCTTCAAGGAGCTTTATATTGCGTTTAGGGTCACACATTTATGGTTCTCCTTCCCTAAATATTAATTTCTGCAAGaagtattttcttaatttgtatttaaatacagaaaaagttaATTGTGTTCTGTTGTAAAGTGGCAGTTTCATATTTATACtactttcaaaatcattttaccAATTTATCCAGTTCATccttttgaaaggaaaaaggagatgaGGGGATAAGAAGTTTTAGTCCTCCAATAACAGAGTTTTTGCTGTGGAAATTTAATAATGGAGTTTCTTTTAAATGATAACTAAAGCTGCTTATAAAGCTATAATATCTAAATATTAATTGATCAAGAAATTGaattatatctatattatatttaTCTAGCTTTTGCCAGAGATGAATGGCTTTTCCTGTCAGTATTAGCACAATTAAttatatgtttttactttttcttccccCATAGGTGTAGTACACAGACATACAACTACAGGggttttttgattttgttgttccTTCATTTTAACTGTATTATAGTCTTTATGAAAGACTTGATGTCTGCATTATGAAAAACTTGATGTCTGAGAGAAGTGTTATCTTTAgtactataaaagaaaatattttgagagtgTATTAGTCTTTTCTCAAAGAGTGTTATTAAAAGGACTTTGCTATAGTAGTTTAACATATTGTACTAGTTTAATAAaacatatcttttcatttgcctgTATTTCAGGATCAGCTGTTTTGACTCTCCTGTTGGCTGGGTATTTGGCACAACAGTACTTACCACTGCCTACTCCTAAAGTGATTGGCATTGACCTTGGTACCACCTATTGTTCTGTTGGGGTGTTTTTTCCTGGCACAGGAAAAGTAAAGGTCATTCCAGATGAAAATGGGCATATCAGTATACCCAGCATGGTGTCCTTTACTGACAATGATGTATATGTGGGTTATGAAAGCTTAGAGCTGGCCGATTCAAATCCTCAGAACACAATATATGATGCCAAGAGATTCATAGGCAAGATTTTTACCCCAGAAGAGCTGGAGGCTGAAGTTGGCAGATACCCATTTAAGGTAAGTGATTAAgctaaaatctgttttaattttagttaagcATACTGTTTCAATTAATGCTTTGGCTTCAAGCTATAAAACATTCTGTTTCAACTTACTTACTCTGCATGGAAGCTACATTATGACAAGCAGTCCTACAGCAATTCCAGGATGACTTAATTCATTGGCTCCACAGCTCTATCATGGACTTGGAGCCTTACTATGTTCTTGCTTTGCAATCCTCAGAATATCTGCTTAGATCTTTGTTTCATTGTAGCAAGAAAGCTAATGAAGCCCCATGAactatggatggatggatggatgcctgcctgcctgcctgcctgcctggttAGCTCTTTCATTGTAGCAAGAAGGCTAATGATGCCCCATGTactatggatggatggatgggtggatggacggatggatagatggatggatggctagATAGATGGATAGGTGCTGTGTGTGGTaggatatacatatttatatactttaaaagagaTCACAGTAGGCATGCTATTTtatatagatggatggatggctagATAGATGGATAGGTGCTGTGTGTGGTaggatatacatatttatatactttaaaagagaTCACAGTAGGCATGCTATTTTATGACGTATTTGAAACTCAACAATATGACATGGTTCCTTAGAATGGCTATTCCAATATTTAATTTTCCGATCTCAGTAAgggcacatttttttcccctggttttcCACTTATGTTGCAGCTTCagtgaatattcttgtacatacATCTTTGTGTACTTCTTGATCCTTAGCTTGAATTCTAGAAGTAGAAGAACTTGAGTTCTTTAAGTACTTTGATTTATATTGCCAAACTGTACACTGAAACGGTTGTgtactctttacttttttttagaggGCCTATATCTTCCCTAGTTactgtttgtttaagatttatttaagagagagacagagtaagtGTAAGTaggagtagaggcagagggagagaatcttcaagcagactccacggaGACTGCCACGGTACTCagtctcagggccctgagatcatgattgaGTTGAAGCCgtaagtcagacgctcaaccaactgagcacccaggtacCCTCCCGCCCcagttactattttttaatctttgccaatatataagtgaaaaatggtatttttgtaTTAATTAGCGTTCCTTTGATTTTTACTGAGGTcagattttttaaacatttgttaattggcatttttatttttttagtgatctatttcttgtcctttgtcctatttttttggggggggttcttttcctttgtaaaataCTTTGTGATATGTTTACAgtgtttttttatgttctttttttttaactgatgatatataattttgcttttgagCTGTCaagaatgttaaatttttatgtggcaaaatcatctcaaaaatttttaaaaaatgagtatagACTCTTACCATGCTTACAATGGCCTTTCCCATCCTATCCACTTCTATTGCTAATGCTTTTACATGACTATATGTAGGTTTGTGTTttgccagttttttcttttaagtattttattttttgtctaaaacatttttttcatcatgatgagtgtactctttaatccccatcacccatttcacccatccccccacccatatcttttaaatatttaagtgtttttttccaTAGAGGGTTTTTCATGTAAACTGTGAAGTGGAATTCTGAGTGACTAGCTTTTAAAATTGATAGCTGTATCAGTGCTGCTTATtgaataaaattcttaaatattttatgcattttcaaaggagaaaataaatctatCCCATGCATTTCTtaggtttatttctttgttcttttttagcttttttcttaGGATCCTTTATCAATTTATAAGTCTTAAGTAATGATTAAATTATATAGAGCTATACATTTcctcaaaattaagaatttgagTACATTACTTACTGAttcaggaattatttttttcccaagttttatTGGGATATAGTCAACATATGGCCCTGTATAAATTTATGacgtacagcataatgatttcaCTTAAATACATTGTGTAATTATTAGAACAataagttaacatccatcatctcgtatagatacaaaaaaagaaaaaaaaatttttttccttgtggtgagAGCTCTTAGAATTTACTCTCTCAGCAACCTTCAAATATACCATATagcagtattaactatagtcatcatgttgacATTACATTCCCAgtacttatttcttttataactggaaatctgtaccttttgaccaccttcatccatTTCCCCTactctccccccatcccctgcctgtGGTAACCCATctaatctctttttctctgagtttggttgttgttttagattctacatatgagcGATCATACAGCGTTTGTCTTTCCCTGTTTGACTTAACtgcgcttagcgtaatacccgcAGGGTCCCTCCATGTCACCAGCGGCAGGAATTTcgtctttttttatggctgaataacattccattgtgtatgtatatcacaactttatccatttatctgttgatagacacttcGGTTGTATTCATGGCTTGGCcatcgtaaataatgctgctgtaaccATGGGGTGCAGGTAGCTCTTCCACATAAGGGTATGTTCCCAGAAGTGGAGCTGCTGCATCATATTGTAGTTCCATTGTCAGTTTTTTGAGGACCCCCTGTACTATTTTCCAACCAAGAGTTAGTTTGAGTTTTCTTGGTGTTGTTAAGTTTCTAAgtgttgtgatttttttgttgttgttcctgtttCATGTGGGAACTGACAGTATAGTGTCTTTGAACCTCATTTTAATAGTATCTgtagcttatttttgtttttcccagataGGTTTGTAGATGGTCAAGTTTTCTTCATTGAAATCTAATTATGTAGTCTAGAATGACCAGGGTAAAATTATTACAATTTCTTAGAAGACTTAATTCTCTTTACTCTTGATATGAATTTAGTCTGTTGGTGAAAGTAGGATAGCATGTTTTAGAATTAatctagttttttaaatgtacaaccACATTAGCAGGGATAATGACTTAATACATGTTTTCATGGGAATAAGAATGTGATATTTGATTCTTGGATAAGAACATAATGAAGTACTAAAATTATTCTTGTTAATATGTGCCAGAACACTTTTTCAGGTATCTATTATTTTTGGAAACaagttaactaaaaaaaaagaagatcctaaGTCAAATACATGATCCAGGAACTTTTATTCcttatatttcatctttttttctttcattcatttaacagatatatatTGAGAATCTtctatattccatttatatgcgTGGTGATGGATTTTATTATTCTGCTGTTATTGTAGATTCACTTTATAGATTTTAAAGTATAGCTTTTAATAACCTCTAATCTTAGTAAATGatagattataaataaattttatgaccTTATAAAGTTAAGTTTTTTATTGAATAAGTccagtgtgtatgtatgtatgtatttaagtatatatgtgtatgtgtatatgtatgattttacatttctttcttttttttttcttttttggcaaatCCTATTCACaggttttaaacaaaaatggaatgGTTGAGTTTTCTGTGACAAGTAATGAGACCATCACCGTTTCCCCAGAATATGTTGGCTCTAGACTACTGTTGAAGTTAAAGGAAATGGCAGAGGAATATCTTGGAATGCCAGTTGCCAATGCTGTTATTTCTGTACCAGCAGAATTCGATCTAAAACAGAGAAATTCAACAATTGAAGCTGCTAACCTTGCAGGTAATATCACCCTTGCTTGGgttatatttttctcaaaatgttcttAGGTTGAAAATCTTCTGTAGTAAGGTGTATCATTTTGCAAACCACCTAACGAGGCACATGAATAAACCCAAAGTGGGTAAATTAGATGGATTTTGATATAGgtttagaaacagaaattaagaaaattttatggCACAATGTAAAATGCAACATACTATGAAAACAGCCGGTTAGGTAGGCATATAATAAAGACTGAGAACATGGGTGCATGTTAGCAATGAGGAATTTTTTCTATCAGCTTTCTTTAATGTTATGAtgaatgtaatatttttttttaaatctgaggtGGAAGAGAACTCATttaaaatcattcaataaatattgagtgccttgataaacaaaacagataaatctctgttctcatggaacttatattctactGGAGGGAAACAGAAAGTCTGTATTAAAGATAAGTATATTGTGGGGTTTCCCTCTCTTAGCATTATTTGATATTTTGGGCTAGATAATTCTGTGTTATGGGGAACTGTCCTGTGCGTTATAGGACAGTTAGCAGCACCCCAGCTTCTACTCATGAGGTGCTAGCAGCCCTCTCCTCTCCAAGTAGTGATAATCTTCTGTCTTCAGATGTTGCCAAATGCTCCCAGAGGGGGAGCAAAATTGCTCCTGGTTGAAAACCCTGATACATTGTATATCAGAAAGTAACatgcaatggaagaaaaaagagtaGAACAGGAACAGGATTGCTGgtggtgatgggggggggggggatcttgTAGGTTTTAGAGTGGTCAGGAAGGCCTCATTGAGAAAGTGACGTTTAAGCAGATTTGAAGGAGGCACGTTTGTTAGCCAAGCTGATATATAGGGTAAGAATATTGCAGGAGAGAATGGTCAGTGTAGCAGCCATAAAATGGGAATTTGCTGGTACATCTGAAGGTGGTAAGTTGGTCAGTGTGACCAGAGCAGAGTGAGTGATGAAGTCAGACTGCTAAAGGAAAGGgtatgaatttaaataaattcttcagaatttgaataatttttttatggcTCCTGATACATAAATGCCGTATTACTTTCCAAACCGCTCATGACCTGTGGCAGTTAGGTTAAAGCAGGAAGTTTGCGCAAGGAAATCTGACCTTTTGCCTGAACTTTCACTGTTTAGCATTACTTTCAAGATCAGATTTGCTGTATATTTCAGATTTACATTTGAGGGTCTtaaattttaagtactttttttttttttttaaattttttttttattaagagtttttatttatttgtgagagagagcatgagagggaggagggtcagagggagaagcagactcctcgccgagcagggagcccgatgtgggactcgatcccgggactccaggatcatgacctgagctgaaggcagtcgcttaaccgactgagccacccaggcgcccccaaattttaagtacttttttaaGAGTCATTTTACCTATTGGAACATTTcatctagattttttaaataatctcatcTGTTTACTTATCTGCTTTTCTTCAAAGTCCCTTTAAAAAGAAGAGCATAGTAAGCTTATTTCATTTCCACAGCAATTTATTATAGTACATAATGATTAAAGTTTTATTGCTCTTATATTCccaagtaaaataatgaaaattaaaaggggctaggattttttaaaattaaatattaaataatacagAATAGAATGATGTATTCCACTGaatctgggcttttcttttcagtttttagaatgattttaatgattccatttagaACAACCAATATTTATCcttccatttcattatttttgatgggtTTGTGACTACTGTCTTTGTTACTCAGTGGAGTTCATGTTGCATAAAACACACTAACATGGTATGACATTGAAGGGGAAGGAATTTTGAGAATGGTGTCCTCTGATGAATTGTTCTTCCTTCCAACCAATCTTACAGGACTGAAGATCTTGAGGGTGATAAATGAACCCACAGCGGCAGCCATGGCTTATGGCCTCCACAAGGCTGATGTCTTTCATGTCTTGGTGATAGATTTGGGTGGAGGAACTCTAGATGTGTCATTGCTAAATAAACAAGGAGGAATGTTTCTAACCCGAGCAATGTCTGGTAAGAAAAATACAGGGAGACTAAAAGAGGTTCAGATAATGCTTTCCTTATTAGCACACCTAATGtgttaagtgtttatttttaaatttttttcaggggatgcctgggtggttcagtcaggtaagcgtccaactcttggtttcagcccaggttatgatctcagggttgcgagatcgagcccagtgtggggctccgcACTTGGTGcagatctgcttgagattctttccccctctgctcttccccttgcttgtgcacgtgctcgctctctctctctgtctctaaaataaatcaatagaaataaaataaaaataaaatttttttcagtatactTTGACTTCATTTTGGTAGTctgtatatgtaattttataaccaccatttatatatatatcataacaacaaaaactgaaatctaaaaaaaaatgaccgAGGCAAATAAATATATCACTGCCAGTTGTGGCTCACTGAGCCGCTAGGACTTCATGGCTTTggtgaaggaaatgaaagcaagaaaaatcctttaaaatgaaGAGTGATCAGTTTATTTCATTTGCTAACATGTTTTACAAAATAGATATGCTTAGAAAATCTAATAATAGTGTTCTCTAGGAAATTACAGGTTTTTgtattctaaatctttttttttttttaagtattttgttttagtttaaagAATGGAGCCTGTTTAAAAAGTGAAGCTATAAGTTATAGGTTGTCTAacttctgcatttttctttttcctaactggactctttaaaaaccaaattcaGTGCCAGGGATTTATATTAacattaatcttttccttttaaatctctctttctccttttttttttttttttttaagatttcatttatttatttgacagagagagagagagggaacacaagcagggggaacagcagagggagagggagaagcaggcttcccgcagagcaaggagcccgatgcggggctcgatcccaggacccagggatcatgaccttagccgaaggcagacgcttaaccgactgagccacccaggcgcccttttttttttaattttagctcttaatCTAGCAAgcaaaaggatttaaaaaaaagataaaatgcctaCTGGTACTTTTTAATTCTAAAGACTTCTCTTGAGAGTAATCatattcagtgtttttaaattgcttttaaaagCTAATCTTTTGTCAACCTTTAtcttctgaaaaattatttagggATATCATTAAGAGatacttccttttttattatttaaaaattttaaccagaggggcgcctgggatcgagccccacatcaggctctctgctctgcgggaagcctgcttcttcctctcccactccccctgcttgtgttccctctctcgctgtctctctctctgtcaattaaataaataaataaaatcttttaaaaattttaaccagatatacactgttttttttttttaaagattttatttatttttcaacagagagagagacagcgagagagggaacacaagcagggggagtgggagagggagaagcaggcttcctgcggagcagggagcctgatgtgggactcgatcccaggaccgtgggatcatgacctgagctgaaggcagacgcttaacgactgagccactcaggcgcccgatATGCACTGTTTTTTAATAATACACATTTGAGTTAAAATTACTTTAatccaattatttttaatcagtctttgtatgaataaaatctaaatagtTAAGTACATTAAGCAAGAGATTTGTTATTCATTATATCATTTTCATACATACTACACAgacatgtatatgcatatacggtacaaatacataaatatacgcctttttatttttaacttaggAAACAATAAACTTGGAGGACAGGACTTCAATCAAAGACTGCTTCAGTATTTATATAAACAGATCTATCAAACGTATGGCTTTCTACCCTCTAGGAAAGAGGAAATTCACAGATTAAGACAAGCTGTGGAAATGGTCAAATTAAATCTGACTCTTCATCAGTCTGCTCAATTGTCAGTATTACTAACAGTGGAGGAAAAGGACAAGAAGGAGCCTCAGAGTAGTGACACTGAACTGCCAAAGGACAGATTTTCTCCCACTGATGGCCACCATGTGAACAGTGTGTTTGGAGGTGGCCTTTCCGAAAAGAAAAGCGGAGAAAGTCAGGTGTTATTTGAAACAGAAATATCACGGAAGCTCTTTGACACCCTTAATGAagatctcttccagaaaatacttGTACCCATTCAGCAAGTATTAAAAGAAGGCCACCTGGAAAAGACTGAGATTGATGAGGTGGTTTTGGTTGGGGGTTCTACTCGTATTCCTCGAATCC
Proteins encoded in this window:
- the HSPA13 gene encoding heat shock 70 kDa protein 13, which produces MAGEMTILGSAVLTLLLAGYLAQQYLPLPTPKVIGIDLGTTYCSVGVFFPGTGKVKVIPDENGHISIPSMVSFTDNDVYVGYESLELADSNPQNTIYDAKRFIGKIFTPEELEAEVGRYPFKVLNKNGMVEFSVTSNETITVSPEYVGSRLLLKLKEMAEEYLGMPVANAVISVPAEFDLKQRNSTIEAANLAGLKILRVINEPTAAAMAYGLHKADVFHVLVIDLGGGTLDVSLLNKQGGMFLTRAMSGNNKLGGQDFNQRLLQYLYKQIYQTYGFLPSRKEEIHRLRQAVEMVKLNLTLHQSAQLSVLLTVEEKDKKEPQSSDTELPKDRFSPTDGHHVNSVFGGGLSEKKSGESQVLFETEISRKLFDTLNEDLFQKILVPIQQVLKEGHLEKTEIDEVVLVGGSTRIPRIRQVIQEFFGKDPNTSVDPDLAVVTGVAIQAGIDGGSWPLQVSALEIPSKHLQKTNFN